In Zhaonella formicivorans, one DNA window encodes the following:
- the uvrC gene encoding excinuclease ABC subunit UvrC, giving the protein MTATRKSIIKEKLKLLPDKPGVYLMRDEAGEIIYVGKASSLKNRVRSYFRSSLSNAPKVQAMVRHIADLEWIITDSEVEALILECNLIKKHRPKYNIRLADDKHYPYLKLTTNEDYPRIVVTRSIKKDGARYFGPYTRSGAMNETLRLLRKIFPLRTCSNETLARQTRPCLNAHIKRCLGPCTGKVSKENYRELTRQVILFLEGKQEDLVKALEERMKQAAENLEFEKAAELRDQIQSIHQVMAKQKIISADLEDQDVIAMARGKGETCMQIFFIREGKLNGREHFFMQGTDDMSRQEIMTAFVKQYYSNAVEYPQKILLQEEVEDRELIEEWLSAQKGRKVNLRVPKRGEKLKLVEMVAKNALMSLEEEELTRRKKQVMTKEAVLELQRELQLPKPPFRMECYDISNIQGTNSVGSMVVFENGEPKTGDYRRFQIKTVQGPNDFASMQEVLTRRFKRAQEELNELEQGGNVKAKFSNLPDLVIIDGGKGQLSAAREAMKALGVGHIPTFGLAKEEELLFREGDPEPIVLPRNSPALYLVQRIRDEAHRFAVSYHRLLREKRAYRSVLDEIPGIGPKRKKELLKAFGSVKRIREATLEELAQVEGMNQAAAAAVLDHLGKNES; this is encoded by the coding sequence ATGACAGCTACCCGGAAGAGTATAATCAAAGAGAAATTGAAATTACTGCCGGATAAACCCGGTGTCTACCTGATGCGGGATGAGGCGGGAGAGATTATCTATGTGGGCAAGGCCTCGTCTTTAAAAAACAGGGTGCGTTCCTATTTCCGCTCGAGCTTAAGTAATGCCCCCAAAGTTCAGGCTATGGTCAGGCATATTGCCGACTTGGAGTGGATTATCACCGATTCGGAAGTAGAGGCTCTGATTCTGGAGTGCAACCTCATCAAGAAGCACCGTCCCAAATACAATATCAGGCTGGCCGATGACAAGCATTATCCTTATTTGAAGCTAACCACCAATGAGGATTATCCCCGCATTGTGGTTACCCGTTCCATTAAAAAGGACGGGGCCAGGTATTTCGGCCCCTATACCCGTTCAGGGGCTATGAATGAAACCTTAAGGCTTTTACGGAAGATCTTTCCCCTGCGCACCTGTTCCAACGAAACCTTGGCCAGGCAAACCAGACCCTGCCTTAATGCCCATATCAAACGCTGCCTGGGTCCTTGTACAGGTAAGGTGAGCAAGGAGAATTACCGGGAGCTGACCCGGCAGGTAATCCTCTTTTTGGAAGGCAAGCAGGAGGACCTGGTGAAAGCGTTGGAGGAGAGGATGAAACAGGCGGCCGAGAACCTTGAGTTTGAAAAGGCGGCGGAATTGCGGGACCAGATCCAGTCCATCCACCAGGTTATGGCCAAGCAGAAGATTATTTCCGCCGACTTGGAGGACCAGGATGTAATTGCCATGGCCCGGGGGAAGGGTGAAACCTGCATGCAGATCTTTTTCATCCGGGAAGGGAAATTAAACGGTCGGGAACATTTTTTTATGCAAGGCACCGATGACATGTCCAGGCAGGAAATTATGACGGCTTTTGTGAAGCAGTACTACAGCAATGCCGTGGAATATCCCCAAAAAATCCTGCTGCAGGAAGAAGTAGAGGACAGGGAATTAATCGAGGAATGGCTTTCGGCCCAGAAGGGCAGAAAAGTGAATTTACGCGTCCCGAAAAGAGGAGAAAAGCTGAAACTGGTAGAAATGGTAGCAAAGAATGCGCTGATGAGCCTGGAGGAGGAAGAGTTAACCCGCCGCAAGAAGCAAGTGATGACCAAAGAAGCGGTGCTGGAACTGCAGCGGGAACTGCAGCTGCCTAAACCTCCTTTCCGCATGGAGTGTTACGATATTTCCAACATCCAGGGCACCAACTCGGTGGGTTCTATGGTGGTCTTTGAAAACGGCGAACCCAAGACCGGGGATTACCGCCGGTTCCAGATCAAAACCGTCCAGGGACCTAATGACTTTGCCTCCATGCAGGAGGTTTTAACCAGGCGCTTTAAGCGCGCTCAGGAAGAATTGAATGAACTGGAGCAGGGGGGCAATGTGAAAGCTAAGTTTTCCAACCTGCCTGACCTGGTGATTATCGACGGGGGCAAAGGCCAGCTCAGCGCCGCCCGGGAAGCAATGAAAGCCTTAGGCGTTGGCCACATCCCTACCTTCGGTTTGGCCAAGGAGGAAGAGTTGCTTTTTCGGGAGGGAGATCCGGAGCCCATTGTCCTGCCCAGGAATTCGCCTGCTCTCTACCTGGTGCAGCGGATCCGGGATGAGGCCCATCGCTTTGCCGTAAGCTACCACCGCCTGCTCAGGGAAAAGAGGGCTTATCGTTCCGTTTTGGATGAAATCCCTGGCATTGGGCCCAAAAGGAAAAAAGAGCTGCTCAAAGCTTTTGGATCCGTCAAGCGCATCAGGGAGGCTACACTGGAGGAACTGGCCCAGGTGGAAGGCATGAATCAGGCGGCAGCAGCAGCAGTCCTCGACCATCTGGGGAAAAATGAAAGCTAG
- the uvrA gene encoding excinuclease ABC subunit UvrA — MMKDKIIIKGARAHNLKNIDVEIPRDKFVVLTGLSGSGKSSLAFDTIYAEGQRRYVESLSAYARQFLGQMDKPDVDYIEGLSPAISIDQKTTSKNPRSTVGTVTEVYDYLRLLFARVGHVHCHKCGKPISQQTVSQMVDQILSYPARTKIQVLAPVVRGRKGEHQKILEDIKKQGYVRVRVDGEVRDVTEPISLEKNKKHSIEVVVDRIIIKEGIENRLADSLEAALRLGDGIVQIDVDGKEDLIFSEKFACVDCGVGLEEVNPRTFSFNSPYGACPQCSGLGFKMEVDPGLVVPNPSLSIAQGAIAPWSSSTSNYYPQLLASVAKKYRFSLDTPFRELPEEARRVILYGSGEEKVKFNYKDQFGNSRVFEVPFEGVIPNLERRYKETQSDWSRGEIEEYMSTTPCPACKGARLRPEALAVKIGGKNIDEVTRMSIDAALKFFNGLQLTERERLIARQILKEINARLGFLVDVGLNYLTLNRAAGTLSGGEAQRIRLATQIGSSLVGVLYILDEPSIGLHQRDNERLIATLKHLRDIGNTLIVVEHDEDTMRAADYIIDIGPGAGAGGGQVVAAGTLEEIKANPNSITGQYLSGRKRIPVPKYRRPGNGKWLEIVGARENNLQNLNVSIPLGLFNCVTGVSGSGKSTLINEILYKKLAAELHGAKTKPGEHDEIRGIEYLDKVIDIDQSPIGRTPRSNPATYTGVFDDIRSTFAMTNEAKVRGYKAGRFSFNVKGGRCEACRGDGIIKIEMHFLPDVYVPCEVCKGKRYNRETLEVKYKGKSIADVLEMTVDEAVDFFANIPRIHRKLKTLQDVGLGYIKLGQPATTLSGGEAQRVKLATELSRRTNGKTLYILDEPTTGLHVADIHKLLQVLQRLTDGGDTVLVIEHNLDVIKTADYIIDLGPEGGAGGGRVVATGTPEEVAEVEESHTGRFLRKVLEGERDDSYPEEYNQREIEITAG, encoded by the coding sequence ATCATGAAAGACAAAATCATCATCAAAGGCGCCAGAGCTCATAATTTAAAAAATATAGATGTGGAAATTCCCCGGGACAAATTTGTAGTATTGACGGGACTAAGCGGTTCCGGAAAATCCTCTTTGGCTTTCGACACCATCTATGCCGAAGGGCAGCGGCGCTATGTGGAGTCGTTGTCGGCCTACGCCCGCCAGTTCTTGGGCCAGATGGACAAGCCTGACGTGGACTATATTGAGGGCCTTTCTCCGGCCATTTCCATCGACCAGAAGACTACCAGCAAAAATCCCCGCTCCACCGTGGGTACGGTTACTGAGGTATATGACTACCTGCGCCTGCTGTTTGCCAGGGTTGGCCATGTCCATTGCCACAAGTGCGGCAAGCCCATCAGCCAGCAGACCGTATCCCAGATGGTGGACCAGATTTTGAGTTACCCCGCAAGGACTAAAATCCAGGTTTTGGCTCCTGTGGTGAGGGGAAGGAAAGGCGAGCACCAAAAAATTCTGGAGGATATTAAGAAACAAGGATATGTCAGGGTCAGGGTTGACGGAGAAGTCAGGGATGTGACGGAGCCAATTTCCCTGGAGAAGAACAAAAAGCATTCCATCGAAGTTGTGGTGGACAGGATCATTATTAAAGAAGGCATTGAGAACAGGCTTGCTGATTCGCTGGAGGCTGCTTTACGCTTGGGCGACGGCATTGTGCAGATCGATGTGGACGGCAAGGAAGATCTTATTTTCAGCGAGAAGTTTGCCTGTGTGGATTGCGGCGTCGGCCTTGAAGAAGTTAACCCCAGGACATTTTCTTTCAACAGTCCCTATGGGGCCTGTCCGCAGTGCAGCGGACTGGGTTTTAAGATGGAAGTTGACCCGGGCCTGGTGGTTCCCAACCCTTCTCTGTCTATAGCCCAAGGTGCTATCGCCCCCTGGAGCAGCAGTACCAGCAACTACTATCCCCAGCTCTTGGCTTCTGTGGCCAAGAAATACCGGTTCAGCCTGGACACACCTTTTCGAGAGTTGCCGGAGGAAGCCAGGAGGGTGATTTTGTACGGTTCCGGCGAGGAAAAAGTTAAATTCAATTATAAAGACCAGTTCGGCAACAGCAGGGTTTTTGAGGTCCCCTTTGAAGGAGTGATTCCCAACCTGGAACGCCGCTATAAGGAGACCCAGTCCGATTGGTCCAGGGGTGAGATTGAGGAATATATGAGCACCACACCCTGCCCTGCCTGCAAAGGCGCCAGACTCCGCCCGGAAGCCCTGGCCGTAAAAATAGGGGGTAAAAATATCGATGAAGTCACCAGGATGTCCATCGATGCAGCGCTAAAGTTTTTTAACGGTCTGCAGCTGACAGAACGGGAACGGCTTATAGCCAGGCAGATCCTGAAAGAAATCAATGCCCGTTTGGGCTTTCTGGTGGATGTGGGTTTAAACTACCTTACCCTGAACAGGGCAGCGGGCACATTGTCCGGCGGTGAGGCTCAGCGGATCCGCCTGGCAACTCAGATTGGCTCAAGCCTGGTGGGAGTGCTGTATATCCTGGATGAGCCCAGTATTGGACTGCACCAGCGGGATAATGAACGTTTGATTGCCACCCTGAAGCACTTGCGGGATATCGGCAACACCCTTATTGTGGTGGAACACGATGAGGATACAATGCGTGCTGCCGATTACATCATCGACATCGGCCCGGGGGCGGGAGCGGGCGGTGGACAGGTAGTGGCAGCGGGTACTCTGGAGGAAATCAAGGCCAACCCCAATTCCATTACCGGCCAGTATTTGAGCGGCAGGAAGCGGATTCCGGTGCCCAAGTACCGCCGTCCCGGAAACGGCAAATGGTTGGAGATTGTAGGGGCCCGGGAGAATAATTTGCAAAACCTGAACGTAAGTATTCCTTTGGGATTGTTTAACTGCGTCACGGGAGTCTCCGGTTCCGGTAAAAGTACTCTAATCAACGAAATTCTGTATAAGAAACTGGCGGCTGAATTGCACGGCGCCAAAACAAAACCCGGTGAACACGATGAAATCCGGGGCATAGAGTACCTGGACAAGGTAATCGATATCGACCAGTCACCTATCGGCAGGACGCCCCGTTCTAATCCGGCAACTTATACAGGAGTGTTCGATGATATCCGCAGTACCTTTGCCATGACTAACGAGGCCAAGGTCAGGGGATATAAGGCCGGGCGCTTCAGTTTTAACGTCAAAGGCGGGCGCTGTGAAGCCTGTCGGGGTGACGGCATCATCAAAATTGAAATGCACTTTTTGCCCGATGTCTATGTTCCTTGCGAAGTATGCAAAGGCAAGCGGTACAACCGGGAAACGCTGGAGGTAAAATACAAAGGCAAGAGCATTGCTGATGTTTTAGAAATGACGGTGGATGAGGCAGTGGATTTCTTTGCTAACATCCCCAGGATCCACCGCAAGCTGAAGACCCTGCAGGATGTGGGCTTGGGCTACATCAAGCTGGGGCAGCCGGCCACCACCTTGTCAGGGGGTGAAGCCCAGCGGGTTAAGCTGGCCACGGAGCTGTCCCGCAGGACTAACGGAAAAACATTGTATATTTTGGATGAACCGACTACCGGTCTCCATGTGGCCGACATCCACAAACTGCTGCAGGTCTTGCAGCGGCTAACCGATGGCGGCGATACAGTGCTGGTCATCGAGCATAATTTAGATGTAATTAAAACAGCTGACTATATCATTGATTTAGGACCGGAAGGGGGTGCCGGAGGCGGAAGGGTTGTAGCCACCGGCACTCCGGAAGAAGTGGCAGAGGTGGAAGAATCCCACACAGGCCGTTTCTTGCGCAAAGTGTTGGAAGGTGAGCGGGATGACAGCTACCCGGAAGAGTATAATCAAAGAGAAATTGAAATTACTGCCGGATAA
- a CDS encoding DUF2156 domain-containing protein: MYFICLRCIMKKTHVNIIIGLVALTGVYNILLALPWHYRIISRFSNLVLESVYLNKTLSVLTGFFMLILANGLNKRIKVAWIISVPVLAISFSVQVHRTNFFHLSTLIGLYVLLGLIYNYKYFCRESDPFTLKLGIKITVLALLFSALYGLAGFWIIKLQHLPNLTVGTGYEKIMDVILNEIPRELSVKSAIIYNFVRTVLLVIAFSLLTGLILILKPFLLIQNPTAEDREKVYELVQNFGDNPVSFLTLERDKKYFFSSNGKGVVAYVVQGGVAVAAGDPLCPDEEAYGLLQEFTEHCRSNFLDICFSTVSDKFLAEFKKLGYGVVRYGEEAIFKLDEYSLTGSKTQKVRQAINAANRAGIKIFEYEPLIKRNNELEEQIEEVSKEWLDSKKSGELGFLLGSISLNDPRRRKYFIATSPENRLEAFLVCVPYAGGKGYYLDVTRKRPNAPKGVMEKLVIESFKLLQEKGVEEASLGLAPLANVKAGTEMSLASALLDFIYENMNTFYGFKTLYQYKKKYNPTFWIVRYLTFYPGTFSPKIVIGLLKAQNPNGISDFLLTKLKKLFKKYK; the protein is encoded by the coding sequence AATCGGTATATTTAAATAAGACATTGTCAGTATTGACCGGCTTTTTTATGCTTATTTTGGCTAACGGTTTGAATAAGCGCATAAAAGTTGCCTGGATTATATCCGTACCTGTCTTAGCAATTTCTTTTAGTGTTCAAGTGCATAGAACAAATTTTTTCCACTTAAGTACATTGATAGGACTATATGTATTATTGGGGTTAATTTATAATTATAAATATTTTTGTCGCGAGAGCGATCCTTTTACATTAAAGTTAGGAATTAAAATCACTGTTTTGGCATTGCTTTTTTCTGCCCTGTATGGTTTAGCAGGTTTTTGGATTATAAAACTGCAGCATTTGCCTAATTTGACAGTTGGAACCGGCTACGAGAAAATCATGGATGTTATTTTAAATGAGATACCGCGTGAGTTAAGCGTAAAATCTGCCATTATTTATAACTTTGTCCGCACCGTGCTCCTCGTTATTGCTTTTAGTTTATTGACTGGATTAATTCTAATACTTAAACCTTTTTTGCTTATTCAAAATCCAACCGCAGAGGATAGAGAGAAAGTATATGAATTGGTCCAGAACTTCGGCGATAACCCTGTTTCATTTTTAACGTTGGAAAGAGATAAAAAATATTTTTTCTCGAGTAATGGCAAGGGAGTAGTGGCTTATGTGGTCCAGGGAGGAGTTGCCGTGGCAGCGGGAGACCCGTTATGCCCCGATGAGGAGGCATACGGATTGTTGCAAGAGTTTACTGAGCATTGCCGCTCAAATTTTTTAGATATATGTTTTTCTACAGTTTCCGATAAATTTTTGGCTGAATTCAAAAAGTTGGGTTATGGGGTTGTAAGATATGGAGAAGAAGCTATATTTAAACTTGATGAATACTCGCTAACCGGCTCAAAAACCCAAAAAGTCCGCCAGGCTATTAACGCCGCAAATCGGGCCGGTATAAAAATTTTTGAATATGAGCCGTTAATTAAAAGAAACAACGAACTGGAAGAACAAATAGAAGAAGTATCAAAGGAATGGCTGGACAGTAAAAAAAGCGGTGAACTGGGTTTTTTACTAGGCAGTATTTCACTAAATGACCCTCGGAGGAGAAAGTATTTTATAGCCACAAGCCCTGAAAACAGGTTAGAAGCATTTTTGGTATGTGTTCCTTATGCCGGTGGCAAAGGTTATTATCTCGATGTGACGAGGAAGAGACCGAACGCCCCAAAAGGTGTTATGGAAAAATTAGTGATAGAAAGTTTTAAATTGCTCCAAGAAAAAGGCGTGGAAGAAGCCAGCCTGGGTCTTGCCCCGTTGGCTAATGTGAAGGCAGGAACAGAAATGTCTTTAGCAAGCGCTTTGTTGGATTTTATTTATGAGAACATGAATACTTTTTACGGTTTCAAGACTTTATATCAATATAAAAAGAAATATAATCCCACATTTTGGATAGTTCGTTACTTGACTTTTTACCCCGGTACTTTTAGCCCGAAAATTGTTATCGGATTGTTAAAAGCTCAAAATCCTAATGGTATTAGTGATTTTCTTCTTACTAAGTTGAAAAAACTGTTCAAAAAGTATAAATAA